ACGTTTCACTGGAGAATCCTCAACGGCTTGTTGAGCATAGAGCATTGCCATCCAAGAAATCACGCCATCCAACATTGAGACATCAATATATTGTCCTCGTCCCGTTTGCAGACGAGCAATATAGGCACTCAAGATTCCGGTGACTGCCATCAGGGCGCCTCCACCAATGTCTGCCACTTGTACTGCAGGAGGTACGGGAGCTCCCGCGGCTTGACCCGTTAGATTTAGTGCCCCGCTAAGGGCCAAATAATTAATGTCATGACCAGAACGTCGATTATAAGGCCCACTCTGCCCGTAACCTGAGATAGAACAAAGAATGACAGAGGGGTTGACTTTCTGAAGCTCTTTATAGCTGAGGCCCAAGCTATCCATCACTCCAGGCCGAAACCCTTCCAAAACAACATCATACTTCGTTACGAGGCGTAAAAAGGTTTTACGTCCATCTGAGCTTTTTAAATTTAATGTCAAGCTTTTTTTATTTCTATTAAGTGCCCAATATAGGGCACTTTCTTTCGTTCCTGGCAAATAGGGTTTCATCCAACGCAGATAATCCCCTTGCCAAGGATCTTCCACTTTTAAGACCTCAGCCCCCAGATCGGCGAGCAATTGGCTTGCATATCCCCCTGGCAGTAATCGAGTTAAATCAAGAATTCGTATCCCATTTAAGAGCTGATACATTGATCCTGCTCCTTCCTACTTACAATCCTAACTTTCTTGCAATGATGAGTTTCATGATTTCCGAGGTACCCGCATAGATTGTATGCACCCTTACATCGCGGTAATGCCGAGCTATTGGATACTCTTCCATATAGCCATATCCTCCGTAGAGTTGGAGGCAGTTGTACGCTACACGGTTAGCCATCTCTCCAATCCAGTACTTAGCCATGGAAACCTTAGCCACGATCTCTTGCCCTGCCATATGGTTAGCCACTAAGTTATCTATGAATACGCGTCCAAGCTCGACCTCCGTCGCCATTTCTGCCATTTTAAAGGCATTATGTTGAAACTTACCGATCGATTGCCCAAACGCCTCCCTCGTCTTGACATAAGCT
This Desulfosporosinus orientis DSM 765 DNA region includes the following protein-coding sequences:
- a CDS encoding CaiB/BaiF CoA transferase family protein — protein: MYQLLNGIRILDLTRLLPGGYASQLLADLGAEVLKVEDPWQGDYLRWMKPYLPGTKESALYWALNRNKKSLTLNLKSSDGRKTFLRLVTKYDVVLEGFRPGVMDSLGLSYKELQKVNPSVILCSISGYGQSGPYNRRSGHDINYLALSGALNLTGQAAGAPVPPAVQVADIGGGALMAVTGILSAYIARLQTGRGQYIDVSMLDGVISWMAMLYAQQAVEDSPVKRGEGILNGGEVCYGIYETRDARFMSLGALEPKFWQAFCQAIDRNDLADKQFTHDPSVLSEVQTIFKTRTQEEWTAFFNDKDVCCEPVLELSEVRNHPQIQARNLFDLLRHPNGMLVEVLSNPLKFAEKVELPNQIPPRLGEHTREILQDLRFTPEEIKMYERAEIE